DNA sequence from the Malus domestica chromosome 11, GDT2T_hap1 genome:
gccttagggttttttttagtgagacttactacttatgcaagttcctaccttattgagaataagcgttgttccttggaatcagtgccggcgagtcgacttcctcaacttctgcatgatgctgaatctaccttgagtatttacccactcaagggagagtgttgtaaacattcctagtttaagtatgattgtgtaaatcctagataagatttgattctagttatcctttcctattacaacttgtattacttggagaagaagaaatatcttctctccctttactactataaataaaggcacaatgtaggagggataacaacacatacattcccctacaattctacaaacacacatctctctcctctctctctctgccgccggccctagtccctctgtcagataaaatagaccacaacagaTTATCtgttttcttatgttttttttacacaatattttataatattaacacgaaaattaacgttaaattatAAAGTGGCAAAATGTCTCataagagtctccttagcaggAACAAACCAAATGGAAGCATTTGATGCGGCAAATGATATTTacttttaaattatattatatggTTTAAAAGTTAATCCCCTATGGTCCCTGCGTAATTATGAAATCTATCATCGATAATCTTAATCTCTTCTCTTTATGCAGAATAAATAATTAGTATTTTAGTTCCACATGCATCCAATCCAAGCTTTCATGATTTCTTTGCGAAACAAGAAGGAACAAACCAAGTTTCGGTCTCGAGAAACTTCCGACTTTTCGTGCGGACGTGCATCGTTAGGGGCACCCGACCCACCATGCTTCGTATTGGCAAATCACACTTCCCCCATCCACATgggtgtttatttatttttattttttttccaccaTCTTCTTATTTGGTTGACTTGGGATACTCTTTTTTCCGTTTACAAATGTGCATTCCTTGCCGGTGAAATGtcatttatgattttttatttaatcgACTACATCTcggatttgaatttttgttcCTCTCTTTAATGTAAGTTGGTATAGCAATTCAAGTTAGATGATGCTaaacaaaatttgtttgttgATGAAACTCTTTTCATGGTTTTGTAAATTTCTTTTATACTATCGATATTTTCATGAAAATATCCAAAAAATCAGATAAAATTATAGAAATTGGAGGTTAAGTCTAAACTTCTTCTCATATCAGATAGACTCTTAAGTTCAGGCTAAAATAGACAAATATCGTCGATATTTCTGATACATCTGTTAAATACCGGATAAACTGTTATATTTCGTCCAAACTAATATTTGACAATCTCTTAAGAATCATTTTAAATCTATTATTAAAAGCAACCATATCAATATTAATATTCGATATATCCACCGATAATTATACAATTTACATATCTAGCACCGAATATTTTAAGCACCTGTTATAACTGTACCCACGATCATAGACTCCATGATTGGAAAATAGAAATCTAAAATATTAAGCAGTCCCCACAAACAAGGCCCACTTTTAGCTCCCAAATTCCCCGGCAACCCAAACCCACAACATGGCCCAAGCCCAACAATCTTTCACCACTCTCTTGTCTCCCCCGCCCTTCAAAACCTCCTCTCGCTCCCTCCTCGCTCTCTCAGCAAAGCAGCTCTCCTTCCTTCTGTCTCactcctcactctctctctctctctccctcctccgcAATGGAGCCCTGTCTGGACGACTTAGCCGACGACCTCCAAAGCCTGAGCTTCACCTCCACCACAACcaccaacaccaccaccaccaagcgCAGCACCAGCTCCTGCTCCGAATCCACGCTCCCGCCCTCCGCCTCCTCCTCTGCTCGCCTCCCCGCCTCCGTAGTCCCCAAGTCCCGACCCCAATCCTCTTCCTCCGACCCTCTCTGGTCAGCAATCTACAAGATCCGGTCCGAATCCCCGACCCGGCAACTCTCCCTTTCTGACCTCAAATTCGCGGAGCGCCTCGGCTCCGGCGACATCGGCTCCGTCTACTTGGCCGAGTTGAAGTCCCCCGGTGGGGTGCAGGGGTGCATATTTGCGGCGAAGGTGATGGACAAGAAGGAATTGATTAGCCGGAGAAAGGAAGGGCGGGCGAGGACAGAGAGGGAAATATTGGAAATGTTGGAGCACCCGTTCTTGCCCACGCTCTACGCGAATATCGACGCGCCCAACTGGTTTTTCCTGCTGACAGAGTTCTGCCCCGGCGGCGACCTCCACGTCCTCCGCCAGCGCCAGCCGCTCAAACGCTTCGACGAACCTGCCGTCAGGTGCGCACGTTAGCATTTCCTTCCTTAATTCACTACTTTCCATAACGAAATTAAATTCAGGGCAGTAATTAATGACGATCGGAGGGCTTAGATTTGATGTGATGTAATGGTACGCGTTTGCACGGTTCAGACTTTTCTGAATCGTGCTGTGCGGCCCCGACACTTATAGCGCTTTACCTGTCAGGTTGTTTGGTGGGGTCTACCTATTTTAATGGAAAAATatttggacaaggattgtctacctTTCTACTTCTTGTTCATTCTGTCatctcctgttttgtgtggtcataaTTAAATCACGTCagtattttatattgttttttattttgtatggcctaaaccttatttatttttatcttattatctttataaaaaaataatataaaatgttgacgtggtttaactgtGATCATATAAGCATGAGGTACTGAAGTTGGAGGGCAAACAATCTTTATACAAAATATTTAGAGTGTGCCTGACAAGCACCTGATAAAAAACTGGAGACATAGATTGATGGGTGAAAATGAAATTTAGGATTTTGGAGTAAATTGTCAATTGTGGTTAAGCAAACGTAAGCACGCTACAAGAAATAACAACTTTTATGACGTAAGCACGTTGGAAGAATAACAACCTATGTGACACGAAATCAATAAGTGGCTGTTTATGTGtactgaatttttttaattctcttttGCAAATAATATTACTATTTTAAGCTACATTAAAGatagagaaaatatgaaattcagATGCTCGTAGAATGTTCTCTGCTAAGACGATTGACCACCTTCACTTGGAGAGCAATTTGTATGAAAGGAGTCCAACTACACCACCAAACATTCCAGTCTAATAATATCATGTTATATGgaaaatatatatgtttatattatGATATTATTAGACCGAGATGTCACGCTACGATAGTATTGGCAAATCGTTCCAATAAGTCATCTGCTTTGTGCTTGAGATGCCATGTGGGTCGTTTGTTTCGTTGAAAGTACGTTTGATTAGTTTTGACTGTCATGTGCTTAAAAAGGCCAATAATAATTACATGCACGTGCACACTATATAGTTTGAGTCAAGGCTATCACTAATATGGCACGTCGAATGACATGTGCTTCACCCTACACTTAGCAGCAGTTTTATTCTCTTTGCCAAATCACATTTTTGCCGCTGTAGTTTTCCCCGTTTGCCACTTTGGTCCTGGTCGTTTAGGCAGCTTTAGTCCTTTAGTTTAGTTTAGTTAGCAATCAAGTCCTACAAGTTAAAAATTGCTAAATAAAATAGATTGAATAATTACGTTTTCGGTTGATTGCAAATGTTTTGGATGTTAATTTTATCTGAGTTTTTCTTTTCCCTATTTCTTGTTGATTTGTTGGATAGGTTTTGTTGCATTCAAGGACCAAACAGGTCCCTTAAAATCTGAAATTCCAGTATTTTGGGTTCAGATAATTGTTGCAGAATTTCCAAAAATAGTGGCCCCAGTAttgttttcttgcttttggCTTGTGGTTGAGACTACTCTTAATTTAGGCAGTTGTGTCTTTTGAATTTCAATAATAGTAGGGATAAGGTCCCAGCAGTCTGAGTATGTCTGCAAATGAAAGGTGAAATGCCGACGTAACGTGGGACACAAAAACATGATTTAGAGGGCAAGGTGGGTCGTCAAAGTGACCTCCGGGGGCAAAGTGGATTCACGAACGCTCTCAGGAGGCAATGCTGTGATTAAGCTTAGTAGTAAAAATTTTAGCAAGTAAAAGATAAAGATGAAATGTTGTTGGTGATCTGTTTTCTTAGCATAAAAAATGGTGAGGTTCTTCTTTTTCGTCATTTTCCATTCCAAAAGTGTTCCTAGCCAAAACACATTAAGGAACCACCATGGGGTGTGGTTAGGGATGAATTACAGGTCCGTATTCCACTCAACACATCCTCGGTTCGATTTCTGGTGCTGGTGAATCGCACGATGGTGGTCAAGAAGAGGCTGAAATATCTTTGTAAGTCTTTCTGGGCCCGAAAGAGTGGAGGCGAAGCCACTAGCTGGTCcccttttaaaacaaaaaaaaaacacattaaaaaaaaaaacaaaaaaacacattAAGGGCATGGGCCAAGGGACTTTAGCATTTTAGGAAATGAAAGGAGCAACCAAGTAGTTCAAAATATAATAGCAAAAGTAGGTTAGGTGATGTGAATAAAGGTAATTTTCATATGCTTTTGCTATTAATTGATGGTATGTGAAAGTAGAAAGTTGGTGTGTGCCATGCAACTAATGTATGATACATTTCTCATTTATTTAGACAAATTTGGAAAGATTAGAAACCACATGTAGAGAAGCACATCAAAAGTACTTATTTCATCAATTATATGCAAGTGCTTTTCGCTTTTCTTTATCATCATCAATTATATAGAGTTTTTGTTTGTGATAATTGCAATTTACAAGTGCTTTTGACTATAATGGCAATGGATTGCTTGCATGTGTTTTTATCATTAACTTGCAAATTGGTTGAGAACCCTGTTAATTTAGAGAGTTATGTCTTTTGAATTTCacctaaaaagtcaaacctctCTATATATGATTGAATACTCGAAGTAGGGCTAAGGTCCAGTATGTTAATAACCCAGCTATATTTTCGTATACTTTTCtctttcccccccccccccgccccctcttttttcttcctttgcGCACTTATGTTTACTCTGGtcttttgattgaataaatcaaagagaATCGAGGGACAAAATCAATTGGGGTGtgcagaaagagaaaaaagatgTGCGGAATTCACTTCCGGAAGTGACCCCAACCAAACGAATGACATTTTGGTAAACTAAATTATTTTGGTCACATGTAGACAAGTGAACAAAATGTTTGTTAGAAATGATGTGGTTGGTTGTGTCCTATACCTTAAATCCATAATACTTTTGTTGAAGGATAACAATTGATCATGATATAACAAATCATATGTTGGATCCTTGATTAGCATACTAACTGGTATTTAATATCATGATTAGGTTCTACGCATCGGAGGTGATTGTAGCTCTTGAGTACCTCCACATGATGGGGATTGTGTACCGTGATCTGAAGCCGGAAAACGTTTTAGTTCGATCTGACGGTCACATCATGCTTACGGATTTTGACCTCTCATTAAAATGCGACGATGGTACATCAACGCCTCAGATCATCTCTACTCAAAATACCCCAAATGCTGCACCACAAAAAGACTACTCACTTGATCCACCCCCATTTGCATCATCTTCATGCATACTTCCCAGTTGTATGGTCCCTTCCGTGTCATGTTTTCACCCGAAAAACAAgcggaagaagaagcagagcCATAAAAATGGCCCCGAGTTTGTGTCCGAGCCCGTTGACGTCCGGTCCATGTCGTTTGTCGGGACACACGAGTACTTGGCTCCGGAGATTGTGTCCGGTGAGGGACATGGTAGTGCAGTGGACTGGTGGACGTTGGGGATATTTATTTTTGAACTATTCTATGGTGTGACACCCTTTAGGGGCGTGGACAATGAGCTAACCCTAGCAAATATTGTGGCTCGAGCCCTAGAGCTTCCGAAAGAACCGGCTGTGCCGGCCACAGCCAAGGACCTCATCTCACAACTGCTGGTCAAGGATCCGGCTCGGCGATTGGGATCGTTGATGGGTGCATCGGCAGTCAAGAGGCACCCATTTTTCCAAGGGGTTAATTGGGCGTTGTTGAGATGTACACCTCCACCATTTATTCCCCCACCATTTAGTAGACGAGTTGTATCTGATCAAAGTTGTTCTGAGAAAATCGAGTATTATTAGTcacaaaacaacttaaataagaaatatatgtTGCACACTCGTCACAAATATTTCATTACGTTgtcacaaaacaaaacaaagtagaTAACACGTACATTTACTCTTAAACACTTCATCTTTATATGGGGTGGCTTAATTTATGTGGCCACATATGATTTGGTAAACCGACATGCTAAATTAATTCACATATTTCCAAAGTCAATACCGGTGTTGAAATCCCGACAATATGAACATAAGCAATGACATTAACTTCGGACGGCTTGGTAGATCCGCTCGGCTTTCGTTGTCCACCCGCTAATGATCCACCTCATAACAACGCCGCCCCACCCCGCCCCCCGGGGGGAGTGGCTGCCCCTGTAGCCCTTGGAGCGTTCATCGTTTGGATGGAGTTTAGAGTGGTTGTGAGAAATTGTGAAATGAGTGTTTGGGCCGCCTTCCCATGTGAAGTGCTTGGTTTGGAAGGAGATGGGGTTGGGATTAGGCTGAAGGTGTTTGAGAGCTAGTATTcttgaaaatttgtttcattcttTAAGAGAACCTACCTCACATGAGTTTTGGTTGCTTGCTTGCAAAGTTTCATTCATCtccattaatttttattttgtttttggatgAGTAACATCTACATTTTGTTTGCATCTCcttgttttctccttttttaAGTTTGTATCTTGTATTTATTGTTAGCAAAGGTGGATTGAGTTTTCAAATCTATTATTGTCATGAATAGTTTACTGGCTcttattgtttaattttttttttagtagtgTTCTAAAGAATGGCCTAGGCGCTGGGCATGGTGGTGCCGATGCAATTAGGTCCGAATTGTTAAGAAAAATTGAGGAGCTGTTAGGTGCTCGCCTAGGCGCtcttagacctagtttgggagtgaggtgcttaaaaaaaaaagcacctatgaaaaaaagctgtgagggttttaggtgtttggtaaactgaaaaaaaatggcttattttggaagctgctgtgagaataagctgaaatcaaaggaaaaagctgaagctgctatttgcagctttggaaaactggctttttttcaaagcacatggagctaccgtgctcctttaatgaaaagacccactatcagactgctttttttttccaaaagcacttttacaaaaaagtttaccaaacgctctgctgctttatttcacagccgcttattctcacagcacagccgcttattctcacagcagttttttttcaaagcacagcaataccaaaccagcccttaggaTGCTGTCTAGGCGATGGTCTAGGCGGAGTGGAGGTTTCCTGGGAAGAAATTCCACAGCTTCGACTCCCTCTCTCTATGCACCACAACTTTCTTAACTGTTGTGACTCCCTCTCTTTGAAATCCATCAAAAAAGAGGAACTTGCAGCGCAAAacagaagaagagaaaacaagaaaaaaaagggagaatgTATAGaaggaaaacagaaagaaaaagaaagaagaagtggaaagaaaagaagacgAAGATGatgagaaaaaggaaagaataaaaatgaataaacaTTTTCGGTTTTCAAGGTGTTAAAAAAGGAGTCTCTTGACTGATGTGAGGGATGGGGACTAGGGTGGAAGGCAAGGGTCACACCACACACGTGGTGCTTTTTGAAATTGGGGAGGATGCATGCACCTCTTCACACCACACACgtgggatttttatttttatttttatgaaaattagatataattattaaaaataccTTAACTAATATGGCATATAtgtgtgtttttaaattttgaacttTGGATACtagttttgcattttatcattttttatttattattgtatTCATGGATTTCatataagtataatttttttttaagtgtcaatatgcacttacttacaagatatacaagaaatttacctaaatccgcctaggcacccacctagactccgcctaggcgctaggcgccaaCCTGCCGTCCGACTAGCGTCTagtgttttttagaaccttgttttTTAGTCACGTTTTGTTGATGTAATGTTTCATTAGTTGCCCCTTAAACCTAGCAAATGGGTCGTCTTTGTCATGTTTGTGTCAATTTGTTAGCTTAACGTGTCATGTCATGTTAACTTGTTAAGTTAACGAATTCAAAAATCCAAATATGAACTTGACCTGTCAAAATAACGTGTTACCAAACCCAAACTATGTCACATTTTAAGATTCTTTTCTCTTTTAAGTTATCACATTACAAATGGTCAAATTATTGATTTTACTTAATGAACACATTACCTACTTCAAATTTACTTGAAGTTATAACTTATATGCGTTCCATTTCGGTGTTACGTAGCATTAAATGCTAtgagcattggatgacttggaTCCATGggatcacaacaaaaaaaaagcaataaTCCAAATCAATGTCAAGAGCATCCAATGTTCGTAGCATTTAATGTTAAGTAACATGATTTTAAAAGATGCTAGGCACTAGTTGAGCGATAGGCTGGGATCTaaacggatttaagtaaatttattattgtatcATATAAGTAAGTGTCTATTCACACTTTCAAAAGCCTCATGATTGTAATTTAGTAAGCAAATAACAATTCAAAAGTCTTGCATTATTTATAAAGGAATTTGACAGTGGTTAGTAGGTCTCGACTCTCATCTCATCAATCACGATTCGCTCCAGATAAGAACAAGTTCAGAGAGATGTGTGTTGAGTCTAAATCACAGAGTATTTTCAAATTACAGACGCGATGAATAGACAGCACAAAGGCAGAGCAATGGAGGTTGTAGGATCAACTGATCAAGTATGGGTTTACACAGAGCTTTTGGGTTTGTAAGATCAACTAATCAAGTCTGGGTTTATAGGATCGACGAGATGACATGCGGCGCGAGCGAAAGCTTTGGGTTTGCACAAACATAAAGCAACGAGGCAAGATGCGGCACCAGAGCTTGTGGGTTCCTTTGTGTTTTGGGTAGGTTACGCGTTACCCACTTTAACttaattagtttattaaaaaaatttggaaccTAGCGTTTAGACCGCCTAGTTCCTTCTCAATTTTAGTGATTGTTTTTGCCCAAAATCGTCACGGAACCCCACCACCTAGCACCTAAGCGTTGTCCAAGCTGATTTTTAGTAACACTACTACGTAGCATAGAAGAAATTTCCCACATTACATGTCAACAAATGTAGTATtctcttggcatttacttaatAGAAATAGTAATTCTTCTTTTTACTAGCTAGAAATAAATCGGGTAtgatgctttattttattcaccatCGCTTGCGACGCTTTCTTTTAGCCATGAAAGTAAGTTATTTTTGTGGAGCTTCATTTTAACCATTGTAATTAGGAGAAACCTTATCATATTAAAAACGAAATAGTTATGCAAGTGATGAATGACTTGGTGGAGACGACAtcttggcattcgtgtcgtgtttttcgtgttcgtatcgttttcgtgtcatatccGATATTTTAAcggggtcgtgtcgtgtaacactcATTAAAATAAACGGATAAAATGACTCAACCCAAAATCGAccccgataatattaactgataatatgacccgacccattacccgttaaggaaaatatatttaaaaccaataaataatcaaatgaaaaacataatattaaataagtatatacatactatATTGTcatattcaaaacataaaaacgcatttttcttttaagtatatatttacatatccaaaataagagcataattaaaaaaacattagaacattacaaaatatcaaatgttcaaaagATTTGCAAAATTAAGGACATTGGAACATTAGAACATTGGAACCTTGCACATTTTCTTCCAATCAAACCCTTCAATTTTACTTAATCACCATAGGAAACaatattggaactttggcttgatatgTTGTCTTCAAAGCAATCCTCACAATTAGACCACTTTTAATGCACAAGATCCAAGATACCccattcaaacaaaaaaaaaaatcctaaaactTCTTATCCATCTCAAAGCAATTTCAAAATGTATCCTCCAAAGCAATAATCTCAACTGACGCCAAAACACCAATCCCCACCAGAGCTCGTATTTGACCTTTATCCAATAATTGACATAAGATATTAAAAAGAGGTTGAATGCTCTTCAACCCCTACAAGACTGTCCAATGAGCATAGGgtaatttttcatacttgtgaTCACTCTCTAGTTATTTTTTATCAAGCATATATTGTGATGCATATTAAGTCACATAAGAGTTGGATATTACTCATCGCATTTTCGATACATAAAACAAATTAGTACAAATATGATTATACTCACTCATCTTCATCAAACCCAAAACTGTATCTTTCAAACAAACCCATCTAATTACACTCACATACAGGTCCCTAAGcactaaatttacaaaaaacTGCAcgcattcaaaatttcaaacttgACAGAAATAAATATTACACTATACCTAGGGCTGGAAAAatatcccaaaaatcccaaaccaaaccgaaaaaatcccgatcccaaaccaaaaaaatcccaaaccaaaaatcccGAAATTTTCGGTATGTAATCCCGAACCAAACCGATATTTTCGGTACGGGATTCGGTTTTGAATCTCAAAttttcggtattcccataccgaaccgaaaataaatatatatattttttttcttttaattataagAGAATTATTTCAACCGTTCATTGTTTTAGATTTAATCTTTGCCGTTCATATGTTATTAGGTCAGAAACCATTTCACAACCATTTCACAAACTTCACTTTCGTTCTAGCCGACCCTAATCTCTTCTCTCGTCTCTGATCTCTCCCTCATCTAGCCGACGAGCCCtcatctcatctctctctctgtgacgAATTCCGGCCAACCACCGGCCCACCACCACACTTGACGAATTGCAGAGTTCACTACTTCACTTCTTCCTCGTCCTTTCCTTCCACAACCCACGGTCCACCTTAGGcatcctcttccttcttcttcttcctccacctCAGGTAAAAAAGTTCGTAACTTCCGTGTTTCTTACTTGTAAATTTAAGACTGTTTGGATGTATATGTTGTTCTGTTTGAATTAATGTTTGGGATTTAAGACTGCTTGGTTGAACTTTGAACTCGTGGGTAACAGTCACTTGAAATGGAAAAAAAGAGATTTCCGAAACGTTTCAGTTAATATGATGTTTGGTTGGTTAGGTATCGGTGGTTGGGATGGTTTTCGATAAGCCGAAAGGAACACTGATGTTGGTTTCACTGTGGATGACGGGACAGGGCGAATCAAGTGCTGAAGATGGTAACTTTTTGCATTGTCCGTTTTGATTCCGTTTATATTATCACAATGTTAATTGTTTGAAGAGTTTATTGCGTTTTGATGTTCAGTGCAATGCATAATCTAGCAAAATAAGCTAGACATGTGTTTCGATTATATGGATAGACGCATAATGATATAAGTTCTGAATCTTCTATGTTTAATTATCTCAACAGGGTGAATGAGAATTTTGACTCGAGAAATGCAGGAAATACAGTAAGTTCTCTCATTATCATCTGTGAGCTTTACGTTGGAATTGAATCTTCGTATATAGATATTGGGATTGTTGAGTAACCAAAACCTTGTGAAGTGCTTATACATATTAATATATTATGTTCTGACCTATTTTGCAACAGAAACGGTATGTATGTTCGTGTTAACGGACACTTGAAAGTCATTCAAGGTGTTCGAAAGATTGTAGCCTTTCTGTGAGGTACGGGTAtatagatctttttttttttattactttgaGTGCCTGTAGAAATTTACACTTCTCATTGCACCAATGCATCATATGGATAATTTCAGATGTCAATTGATGTAGAATGATGCTAGCAGGACTTGTCAAATATGAATATTTGTACATAGCACACACAATAACACAGGTGCACTGTGCATGTGAACTCAAACAAACATTGTGTCTCATATGTTTGAAGCAAGATAAAGGTGAATTTATAAATCTGTTAGCATCAATGTATTGTGACTACTGAGCTTTTGATCTGGCTCAACAATTTCTTAACTTGTTGGGAGCAGTCCCCCTGTCCTCTAGGTTACGTTGAAGTCTTTATGTATTGTCAAAGAACTTAGATTTTCAGACAACTATTGTTGAAAAATGACATTCACTTTAATTTGCTTATCTGATTAAAAACAATTGGtcaattctttttctttctgtaaGGGAGCATTCTGTTATTGTTGATTTGCTGCATGATTGACACAAACTAGTACTCCTTTTGGATGCTTTTATTTATCTTGTTTTTGATGAATATATGATCGTTGTGTATCATGCTTTGTTGATACTGCTTTAACAACCACTCATACTAAAACCGACAGTATATGCCTTGAATTTGTTATAGGCCTGTGAAAAACTTTGACGAAGTTACCCTGTTGAGACGATCTCCATTGTTGGAAATATTTGCTCTGAGGTAACTCCATTTATTATCTATTAGACTATAATTCAATGTAAATGATTTGTGGTTTATTGTTTTAGACATGGCTAATTTGGGAGGTGAGGAGAATACAacacaagaaaatgaaatgccacctccacctcctcgaCCACCTCAAGTACAAGTTCAACAACGTCAAAATCAATCACTACCTCCACGACCACGACCACCCATTGTAAGGGGAAGGGCTCAACCATCAACATCAAGGGGAAGATTACAAGTGCCAACAAGAAGGGGCCGAAGGGGCCGAAGAGGTCAACAATCTTCATAAACTTGAAACtttgtttttttgcttttggtttgtaacttaattattaaaactttggattgtaactaatttttttgcttttggtttgtaacttaattattaaaactttggattgtaacttaattattaaaactttggattgtaactaatttttttgcttttggtttgtaacttaattattaaaactttagattgtaactaatttttttgcttttgggtttgttactttatttattttaaaaccttGGCTACCATACAAGTGGAAAATGCAGCTGAACTGCTCTTATAAACATTGCAGGTTtgcccaatattttttttatttggttgaaTAAAAGTTAAGCCCATATGTGGGGGCTGTTACATTCAGTGGGCAGGCCCAATATTAGGTTTTTGTCCAATTGGATCAATATTAgcttttttttgtccaaaagcccaaaagcccaaaattatttttgggattcccgatttgtcccgaaatcccgaaactatttcgggattcccgaaaattgggattcccgaaaatttcggtatgggaatcgggacaagggtttcggtatgggatcccataccgaaccacccctaactATACCCACTATTTTGtaacacaaaaaaaatgttCAGAAATAAcgattttatcttttttttattgaaaaaaaaaattgttcactCGGATGAAAAGCAAAGCACATTGGCCACCAGAAATACCAAAGTAAAGGAAAAACACGTTAGATCTCAAAATGTCCAACTTCCAATTCGCAATTCCAAAATTTTCTTAGGAACCAAACAAAGAAGGATAAATGATGACTAACCACTGTCGCCAATGAGGAGAAGCTTGATGAGATAATCGTAATCCGCTCGAGCCCTCATTGGTTGCAAAGTAGCCATGAATTGATTGATTCTCTAGCCGACCCCAAATTCCAAATCGAAACCACTCTTTGCAACCCAAATTCCA
Encoded proteins:
- the LOC103447979 gene encoding serine/threonine-protein kinase D6PKL1-like encodes the protein MEPCLDDLADDLQSLSFTSTTTTNTTTTKRSTSSCSESTLPPSASSSARLPASVVPKSRPQSSSSDPLWSAIYKIRSESPTRQLSLSDLKFAERLGSGDIGSVYLAELKSPGGVQGCIFAAKVMDKKELISRRKEGRARTEREILEMLEHPFLPTLYANIDAPNWFFLLTEFCPGGDLHVLRQRQPLKRFDEPAVRFYASEVIVALEYLHMMGIVYRDLKPENVLVRSDGHIMLTDFDLSLKCDDGTSTPQIISTQNTPNAAPQKDYSLDPPPFASSSCILPSCMVPSVSCFHPKNKRKKKQSHKNGPEFVSEPVDVRSMSFVGTHEYLAPEIVSGEGHGSAVDWWTLGIFIFELFYGVTPFRGVDNELTLANIVARALELPKEPAVPATAKDLISQLLVKDPARRLGSLMGASAVKRHPFFQGVNWALLRCTPPPFIPPPFSRRVVSDQSCSEKIEYY